One Alnus glutinosa chromosome 3, dhAlnGlut1.1, whole genome shotgun sequence genomic region harbors:
- the LOC133863249 gene encoding uncharacterized protein LOC133863249, with translation MAPYEALYGRKSRSPLYWDEVGERQLVGPEIIQDTKDKITLIRKRMLAAQSRQKSYADSRQRKLEFEVSDQVFLKVSPMKGVMTFGKKGKLSPRYVGPFLVTEVVGSVAYRAELPSNLASVHDVFHVSMLRKYVHPLHVIDFEPLQVQADLKYEEKPVQILDRKVQQLRTKTIPLVKVLWQNHEVEEASWELEQEIRSKYPYLFP, from the coding sequence ATGGCTCCATACGAAGCGCTCTATGGACGGAAATCCAGATCACCactatattgggatgaagttgggGAAAGACAATTAGTAGGACCGGAGATAATCCAGGATACGAAAGACAAGATTACCCTAATTCGAAAGCGGATGCTGGCCGCACAAAGTCGCCAAAAGAGTTATGCTGATTCACGACAACGCAAGCTAGAATTCGAAGTCAGTGATCAGGTATTTCTGAAGGTATCACCAATGAAGGGAGTAATGACGTTCGGTAAAAAGGGAAAGCTAAGTCCGAGGTATGTTGGTCCCTTTTTAGTGACGGAGGTCGTAGGTTCGGTCGCCTATAGAGCCGAATTACCATCTAACCTAGCCAGTGTACACGACGTATTCCACGTTTCCATGCTACGAAAATACGTGCACCCGTTACACGTAATCGACTTTGAACCCTTACAAGTTCAAGCAgatttgaaatatgaagagaagccggtgcagatcttggatcGGAAAGTGCAACAACTGAGGACAAAGACAATACCACTAGTAAAAGTTCTATGGCAGAACCATGAAGTAGAAGAGGCTTCTTGGGAGTTAGAACAAGAGATAAGGAGCAAATACCCGTACCTATTCCCGTGA